Part of the Citrus sinensis cultivar Valencia sweet orange chromosome 2, DVS_A1.0, whole genome shotgun sequence genome, AAGAAGCAGTGCTGATGCTTGCTGCTCTTGGTTTCAATCGTAAGACACATGTATTTGTGGCGGGGGCACAGATATATGGAGGGACACGAAGATTGGGTGCTTTGAACAGCTTATATCCTTATCTAGTTACTAAAGAGAACTTGCTTTCAGCAACGGAACTCGAACCATTCAAGAACTTTTCATCTCAGGTAAGATGCCAGGAAccaattatgtttattattcTAGGTTAATGATTGTTATCCGAGAAAATTAGGACACTCTTAAGGTCAAACCAGCTCCTATGCATTGACAAATTATTTCATGAATCTCGAGATCTTTTCAATATTGATTACTTAGTACTTTGTTCTTGAGTTATTTATGATAAGCTTATGTCTTATACAGCTAGCAGCACTAGATTTTATTGGCTGCACTGCTGCCAATGCATTTGCCATGACAGACTCGGGGAGTCAGTTGTCATCATTGGTATCTGGTTATCGAATATACTATGGTGGAGGAAAGATGCCAACAATACGGCCAAATAAAAGACGACTTGCAGCGATCTTCGTGAAGAATTCTACTATAGAGTGGAAAGTCTTTGAACAGCGAGTTCGGAAGGCAGTTCGACAAACTAAACACATCCAGTCTAGGTCAAAAGGAAGAAGCGTTTACCGGTATCCAAGATGTAAAGAGTGTATGTGTCCTACAGATTAATCGGCTTGCCTAAACGGGCATATTTTTTGCCAATTCCAGcatgtatttttattcattaattttgcttttgctttccattatttttttatccaataTCTAGGACAGTACCCATGTCCTAATACAGGTATAGAAAAGATGCAAAGCTTGTTGCTTTTTGAGGCTCTCCTATCATTTTACCAAAACTAATTGTATTGactttaatttagaatatcgAAACTGGTTTAACTGATAATGGTATTCTTACAATATGATTCAAACTTCCTGTTAAAACAATCTCACCGAAGCTGAAGTCGCCAATTGCTTGGGTCACATTGAATTGTATGGCCAAATCTTGAGTTCCCTGTGGGGCTATAGTGAACCAAGGTGGATACAAGCTAACTGTTGTCCCGTTTGGATGTACAACTGAGGTTAAGTATGTCTCTGTTTTGTTCCCAACATTCTTCAAACTCCGCTGCAGAATTAGGGATTTTGCCACTGCTGAAACTGTAACTGAAGGGAGGTTCAGGTTCGCTGGGTGGCTAAGTGAATGATTGCACCATATTCCAGTAGCCGCCTTGATTGAAACAGGGTCAGAGTCAGCCAAAGAGCACAAGAAACTGATGTAGTCTTCAAATTCTGTTTCAAAATCATGTAATATCTGCTCATGAGTTACTGAAGCAAACCCAGACAACTATCCCAACTAGTATAAGGAATGCTGCAAGGGGGTTGATTACCTACTGATAAAACAAGGCCTGGATCAAGAGCACGAGTTGCACTGACAAGGCCGGAGCCGAAATCAAAATGAGTGGAGTTGTATGTGCTAGTGATTTCAAATCCTTCTGCCATAATAAGTTGTCCATAGTTATCATACTTGGTGGCAGTGGAGGAGATGGCGGATGCAATCATTGTCGGTGTCCACGAAGGATTATGCTGCTTGATCAGAGCTGCAATTCCCGCAATATGTGGTGTTGCCATGCTTGTACCAGACAACAGTGCAAAATTGCATCCTAACATTAATATAAGCAATCAATTTTGATCAATTTCTGTTTGTAATTTGAAACCTTGGCATCATAAAACAGTTAATGTTATCTCAATTTGTTAATGCTGCTTAATTACCTAACCTGTTAGCATAGGATCTAAGGCGCTAACGGGGCTCCAGGCCGCCCAAATTTGGTGCCCTGGTGCGATCACATCAGGCTTTAGTACGTCAGTAGGATTCCTGCTAAGGTCTGTAAAATCTGGCCCTCTTGAAGAGAATCTGCTAACAATGGGTGCCCGGCCCTCAAATGAGGCAACTCTACCCTCTCCTATGCCGGCTTGCGCATTGAATTTAATTGCAACTCCCCTCTCATCCCTGTGGGTTTGCTGCTCATAGTACTGCAGAATAAtctgtaaataaaatattaattctcTAAAATGGTAATCCGGCTGGCATGGGTTGGAAAACAACAACTAATTAGTGCTTGTAAGAACATTAATATATAGCTTATATAGTATACTTACCTCTGAAGTTGAGACTTTTGGGATCAAAATGCCAGGAACAGCGAAGGGAATTGGCTCCGCTACAAAATCACCATAATGTGAGTTTGCGATTAGAATAAAACCCATGAATCCAAGAGTTATTGCGGTGTTGATGACAGCAGTGAGTGTTGAAGTCTGGTTATAGAAGCCATCCGAGAAAGTGCAAATGACGACGCTGCCTTGCACAAGACTGGGCTCAAATGCTTCCGGATACTGGCACTCTTCAATGTACTGTGGAGTCCTTGGAAATGTCCCATTTACCCTCAATATTACATCCCTGGCCAATACTAGCTTTGAAAGAAATAGCGGTCTTCCACAAGTTGGCCCTGACAATCCTACACCACCAAGTTTTAGGCCATTCCCGAGGAGGAGGGAACCGGGATAAATTCGGTCAGTAGTGCAAGCAGCAGCAGCTACGGCCCAAGGGCTGTAAGACACTACAGTCGATGGAGCTGGCCCCTGATTTCCAGCAGCTTGCACCACGAAAACTCCGGCTCGTCTTGCAAAGAGCATCAAGACATCGAAAATACCTAACATGGTGATCGTATCTCTTGGTGGCTCATCTGGTCCAATGGACAGTGTTAAGATATCCACTCCATCCATTGTTGCCTGCTTGTTCCCATATTCGTATATATAgaccaaaaattataattaaaaatgcattcatttagattttatcataataataGAGACCTGATGAATGCATGGCTGAAATTAAAGAagcaattttgtaatttgcaGTTGCCCGCGGCCACTGGACATGCATGCATATAGGCATAAATTTAACTAGGCtccccaagaaaaaaaaaaaatgcagccAATTAGCTGTGTCCGTACTTGATCAATAGCCGCAATCACATCTGCAAGAGTTCCCACTGTTGGATACATTGCCTTATAAACAGCAATTCTGACAGCAAAAAAACGGGGATTAAAGTTATAGGTGCAATCAATTAAGCAGTAGCCAAACAGCATGAATGTGCGTGGTTTGCTGCCTAACAGTAATAGCTAGGcatgtatatataaacatatatagGCATTCATTAATAtcgaaatatttttaacattcaAATAAGTTAGAAAAAACATAGAAAGGCATACCGTGCACATGGCGCCATCCCACTGGCTAGCCCATAAAAGAAGCCATCGACGACCACCGGAACACCAGCGTTTCCAGCAGCAGTTGATGCTACATGGCTAACGTGTACACACACATGTTCATCTCTCAATATCAGTGTATGCAACAAGTGAAAAGAtatataaattagattaaaagCACAAGTAAATAAACATGAATGAATACCTTACCTGCCATGTCCAACAGCATCAAACGGCGAAAGAAAGTCGACAGAAGTGTTAAGAGTAGCAACAGCTTGAGCCCCAGCAGAGAAAAACCTAGCTGAAACAATTTTTCCGTTGCAAGAGCTCAGAGGAAATCGAGGACCAGTCTCACAGTCGCcggaaaaatgagaaatattcGGCTCAAACGGATTGTAATTAGCGAAGCTTGGATGTGAAGGGTTGATGCCTGTGTCAACAAAACCAATCACTATCCCTTCACCTGCATTCTTGTCTCCTCCTCTTTGCGTCCACACTCCTTGTGGTAATCCAAGAAATTGAGGAGTGTAGCTTGTCATCAATTTGGCTCTTCTATCTCTCTCTACCAACTTCACTTGGGGAGCATTTTCAAGTTTCTTGGCCTGAAATTTCAtaattagatatatatatagctgttatatatttttgccaattatttttttgaatatatatacacggagaggtatatataataattgattatagaGGATATCCTCATTTTAACGGAGCGAGAatgttattaataaataaaaaaatataaattttaataaattaacatacaaaaaaaatataatctctaaaaaattgaaatttatattttttatttactaatgaaatttatattttttatttactaatttattgatatatgtatttttatatttgttagaAACATCttcaatttaatcaaataaggATTCCCTGACGagagaataattattatatatacacacacattgTGGTACAGTAGTAGACAATAAAGCAAGCAAGCATGCAAGCATTAATTGGTGTTTTAATTAGAAAgtgtattttaaataaattaagaaccTGAGTAGGTGTAAGATGGACTGCAAACCCATTAACAGTGTATTTAAAGCTGTATAGTTTGTTGTAGCTTCCGATTTCTAAAGTGCTTTGTAGAATCCGGTCATGAGAATCCATCAGCCGCTTTGTCTGACCCTTGTAAGCATCACTATTCAGCAATGAAATTGAGTAGTGAACAATGAATATTGCAAATGAAATTAAGCAGTGATCAACCAATTAACCTATTGAATCATATGACACACAGCTAAAGAAATGTTACCTGTTCAGATCGAATCTTCTTTTATCATCACTGCCATGGAATGCAAGTGGTTCCCCTTCTATTAAGACCAAATATATATCTCGCTCTTCCGCAAAGCAACCAATAAAACTGATGGCTAAGACGAGAAGAGCTGCGCAGCTTGATGAATTAGCTGATATATTAGCCTTATTTGCCATGTTTACAGAGGAATTATGCGAGGGGCTTGAATTTGCAAGGTCtgtttaattacaaatattgAAGTTGATTAAGGACcattcacacacacacacacacacatacgaCCATGCGTCATTAAGAAAACATGTGGTGCTTACCCTCACAGTTAATGTGAATAAAGCTGCTATCATGAGTTGTTTAGGGAAAAATTAGCCTCCGCTCAAGTTGACCGTTacatttctttaattctcttaCGCATGGAATGACAATCAGTAACAGTGCATGTTTTCCTTGCCAACTCACGAGTAACAGCCACAACCCcgtaaaaatttgttatgcAAGTTCCTTGTAAAAATCTCTATCACATAATCCCATTTGGTAATTACTCAATCATTCTTCTTGCATGGTATAGCACCCCCAAGCCAGTCTAATTAATATATCCTTCAATATAGGCTTGGAGCAGCAAACGGCACTTAAGACTGCACGCACGGATCATGGTCGCTGTGTGAGAGCATCATAAAAGAACCATATAGTCGAAAACAAATAACTTGGAAAAAAGGCTACGAGGCAGCCAATTCACAGAAAACACTGGAAACTCAAATTTCTGGGTTTAAAAGT contains:
- the LOC102615452 gene encoding subtilisin-like protease SBT2.4 isoform X4: MANKANISANSSSCAALLVLAISFIGCFAEERDIYLVLIEGEPLAFHGSDDKRRFDLNSDAYKGQTKRLMDSHDRILQSTLEIGSYNKLYSFKYTVNGFAVHLTPTQAKKLENAPQVKLVERDRRAKLMTSYTPQFLGLPQGVWTQRGGDKNAGEGIVIGFVDTGINPSHPSFANYNPFEPNISHFSGDCETGPRFPLSSCNGKIVSARFFSAGAQAVATLNTSVDFLSPFDAVGHGSHVASTAAGNAGVPVVVDGFFYGLASGMAPCARIAVYKAMYPTVGTLADVIAAIDQATMDGVDILTLSIGPDEPPRDTITMLGIFDVLMLFARRAGVFVVQAAGNQGPAPSTVVSYSPWAVAAAACTTDRIYPGSLLLGNGLKLGGVGLSGPTCGRPLFLSKLVLARDVILRVNGTFPRTPQYIEECQYPEAFEPSLVQGSVVICTFSDGFYNQTSTLTAVINTAITLGFMGFILIANSHYGDFVAEPIPFAVPGILIPKVSTSEIILQYYEQQTHRDERGVAIKFNAQAGIGEGRVASFEGRAPIVSRFSSRGPDFTDLSRNPTDVLKPDVIAPGHQIWAAWSPVSALDPMLTGCNFALLSGTSMATPHIAGIAALIKQHNPSWTPTMIASAISSTATKYDNYGQLIMAEGFEITSTYNSTHFDFGSGLVSATRALDPGLVLSNLKTTSVSCALWLTLTLFQSRRLLEYGAIIHLATQRT
- the LOC102615452 gene encoding subtilisin-like protease SBT2.4 isoform X5, with the translated sequence MANKANISANSSSCAALLVLAISFIGCFAEERDIYLVLIEGEPLAFHGSDDKRRFDLNSDAYKGQTKRLMDSHDRILQSTLEIGSYNKLYSFKYTVNGFAVHLTPTQAKKLENAPQVKLVERDRRAKLMTSYTPQFLGLPQGVWTQRGGDKNAGEGIVIGFVDTGINPSHPSFANYNPFEPNISHFSGDCETGPRFPLSSCNGKIVSARFFSAGAQAVATLNTSVDFLSPFDAVGHGSHVASTAAGNAGVPVVVDGFFYGLASGMAPCARIAVYKAMYPTVGTLADVIAAIDQATMDGVDILTLSIGPDEPPRDTITMLGIFDVLMLFARRAGVFVVQAAGNQGPAPSTVVSYSPWAVAAAACTTDRIYPGSLLLGNGLKLGGVGLSGPTCGRPLFLSKLVLARDVILRVNGTFPRTPQYIEECQYPEAFEPSLVQGSVVICTFSDGFYNQTSTLTAVINTAITLGFMGFILIANSHYGDFVAEPIPFAVPGILIPKVSTSEIILQYYEQQTHRDERGVAIKFNAQAGIGEGRVASFEGRAPIVSRFSSRGPDFTDLSRNPTDVLKPDVIAPGHQIWAAWSPVSALDPMLTGCNFALLSGTSMATPHIAGIAALIKQHNPSWTPTMIASAISSTATKYDNYGQLIMAEGFEITSTYNSTHFDFGSGLVSATRALDPGLVLSVGGYWNMVQSFT
- the LOC102615452 gene encoding subtilisin-like protease SBT2.4 isoform X3, translating into MDSHDRILQSTLEIGSYNKLYSFKYTVNGFAVHLTPTQAKKLENAPQVKLVERDRRAKLMTSYTPQFLGLPQGVWTQRGGDKNAGEGIVIGFVDTGINPSHPSFANYNPFEPNISHFSGDCETGPRFPLSSCNGKIVSARFFSAGAQAVATLNTSVDFLSPFDAVGHGSHVASTAAGNAGVPVVVDGFFYGLASGMAPCARIAVYKAMYPTVGTLADVIAAIDQATMDGVDILTLSIGPDEPPRDTITMLGIFDVLMLFARRAGVFVVQAAGNQGPAPSTVVSYSPWAVAAAACTTDRIYPGSLLLGNGLKLGGVGLSGPTCGRPLFLSKLVLARDVILRVNGTFPRTPQYIEECQYPEAFEPSLVQGSVVICTFSDGFYNQTSTLTAVINTAITLGFMGFILIANSHYGDFVAEPIPFAVPGILIPKVSTSEIILQYYEQQTHRDERGVAIKFNAQAGIGEGRVASFEGRAPIVSRFSSRGPDFTDLSRNPTDVLKPDVIAPGHQIWAAWSPVSALDPMLTGCNFALLSGTSMATPHIAGIAALIKQHNPSWTPTMIASAISSTATKYDNYGQLIMAEGFEITSTYNSTHFDFGSGLVSATRALDPGLVLSVEFEDYISFLCSLADSDPVSIKAATGIWCNHSLSHPANLNLPSVTVSAVAKSLILQRSLKNVGNKTETYLTSVVHPNGTTVSLYPPWFTIAPQGTQDLAIQFNVTQAIGDFSFGEIVLTGSLNHIVRIPLSVKPVSIF
- the LOC102615452 gene encoding subtilisin-like protease SBT2.4 isoform X1; this encodes MANKANISANSSSCAALLVLAISFIGCFAEERDIYLVLIEGEPLAFHGSDDKRRFDLNSDAYKGQTKRLMDSHDRILQSTLEIGSYNKLYSFKYTVNGFAVHLTPTQAKKLENAPQVKLVERDRRAKLMTSYTPQFLGLPQGVWTQRGGDKNAGEGIVIGFVDTGINPSHPSFANYNPFEPNISHFSGDCETGPRFPLSSCNGKIVSARFFSAGAQAVATLNTSVDFLSPFDAVGHGSHVASTAAGNAGVPVVVDGFFYGLASGMAPCARIAVYKAMYPTVGTLADVIAAIDQATMDGVDILTLSIGPDEPPRDTITMLGIFDVLMLFARRAGVFVVQAAGNQGPAPSTVVSYSPWAVAAAACTTDRIYPGSLLLGNGLKLGGVGLSGPTCGRPLFLSKLVLARDVILRVNGTFPRTPQYIEECQYPEAFEPSLVQGSVVICTFSDGFYNQTSTLTAVINTAITLGFMGFILIANSHYGDFVAEPIPFAVPGILIPKVSTSEIILQYYEQQTHRDERGVAIKFNAQAGIGEGRVASFEGRAPIVSRFSSRGPDFTDLSRNPTDVLKPDVIAPGHQIWAAWSPVSALDPMLTGCNFALLSGTSMATPHIAGIAALIKQHNPSWTPTMIASAISSTATKYDNYGQLIMAEGFEITSTYNSTHFDFGSGLVSATRALDPGLVLSVEFEDYISFLCSLADSDPVSIKAATGIWCNHSLSHPANLNLPSVTVSAVAKSLILQRSLKNVGNKTETYLTSVVHPNGTTVSLYPPWFTIAPQGTQDLAIQFNVTQAIGDFSFGEIVLTGSLNHIVRIPLSVKPVSIF
- the LOC102615452 gene encoding subtilisin-like protease SBT2.4 isoform X2 produces the protein MANKANISANSSSCAALLVLAISFIGCFAEERDIYLVLIEGEPLAFHGSDDKRRFDLNSDAYKGQTKRLMDSHDRILQSTLEIGSYNKLYSFKYTVNGFAVHLTPTQAKKLENAPQVKLVERDRRAKLMTSYTPQFLGLPQGVWTQRGGDKNAGEGIVIGFVDTGINPSHPSFANYNPFEPNISHFSGDCETGPRFPLSSCNGKIVSARFFSAGAQAVATLNTSVDFLSPFDAVGHGSHVASTAAGNAGVPVVVDGFFYGLASGMAPCARIAVYKAMYPTVGTLADVIAAIDQATMDGVDILTLSIGPDEPPRDTITMLGIFDVLMLFARRAGVFVVQAAGNQGPAPSTVVSYSPWAVAAAACTTDRIYPGSLLLGNGLKLGGVGLSGPTCGRPLFLSKLVLARDVILRVNGTFPRTPQYIEECQYPEAFEPSLVQGSVVICTFSDGFYNQTSTLTAVINTAITLGFMGFILIANSHYGDFVAEPIPFAVPGILIPKVSTSEIILQYYEQQTHRDERGVAIKFNAQAGIGEGRVASFEGRAPIVSRFSSRGPDFTDLSRNPTDVLKPDVIAPGHQIWAAWSPVSALDPMLTGCNFALLSGTSMATPHIAGIAALIKQHNPSWTPTMIASAISSTATKYDNYGQLIMAEGFEITSTYNSTHFDFGSGLVSATRALDPGLVLSAATGIWCNHSLSHPANLNLPSVTVSAVAKSLILQRSLKNVGNKTETYLTSVVHPNGTTVSLYPPWFTIAPQGTQDLAIQFNVTQAIGDFSFGEIVLTGSLNHIVRIPLSVKPVSIF